Part of the Leptolyngbya sp. BL0902 genome, GCGTATACTGCCAGCCCTAATTGTTTGTGTCGTTGTAACGAGTTTAATAATATGCTTGGTTAATCCTGATCCAGAACAAGAAATCACAACAGGTATTGCGTCACTATTTGGCTTCTCAAATATTTATTTAACTCAACAAGCTACTGATTATTTCGCGACATCATCTGAGCTCAATCCTTTTACACAGACTTGGTTCCTAGGAGCGTTGATCCAATCTGAATTATTCTTATGTCTGATTGCATGGATTTCCCTATGGATCACAACAAGAATAAGGCATACGTACTGGGATAAAAGGCGTATCTTCACATGGATAATATCTATAGTCATACTCATCTCTTTTCTGAGATTTATCTATTTATATCCGATTGACAGATCGTCCACTTATTTTTCTGCTGCTACCAGGTTTTGGGAAATAGGGTTGGGTTCCCTCGCGTATTTGCTCATTAGTCATGTCACTACAACAGGCGGAATTTATCAATATTCACGAGATTTTCTATACAAATACATAATTTCTCAGGCGACATGCCTAGTGCTACTGATAGCAATCACATCCTTTTTCTTTTTACCTCTGGCTTTTGCTGTACAAGGGACAGTCTTAACTGCACTTGCAACATCCGCCGTGCTGGTTCATATCACTCAAACGAGAACCAAAAAAACTAGTCTATTATCTCGAAAAGAAATTATATTCCTGGGATCAATATCCTATTCACTCTATTTGTGGCACTGGAGCGTTTTATCAATTAGCAGATGGACAACTGGTATCTACTGGTGGCTTATCCCAGTACAACTTGGAATAATACTCTTCTTTGCGTGGCTCTCTTTTCAATATATTGAGCTTCCGTCAAGGCAACTAAAGTGGCCTGGGCATGATTGGAAAGTCGCATTTTATGGAATTTTGACCTCAGTCATCATTGCTGGCTTCCTATTTTCTCTGACCAAAGTACCTGCTCTTAGTTTGTATTCCGGTCGTCATCCCGAATTAATTGCCAAAGGAGTTCAGTCATTAACTGAACCTTATTCTATTGATGGAGCTGAGGGAGAATGGAGGGGAATAGACTGCGTCATATCAGGTGAGATAGATATAGATAAAAAAATTGATGTCGAAAAATGCACCTTAGGATCTTTAGAAGATTCAAAGGCAAGAGTGCTAGTGGCAGGAAATTCCTTTTCGGCATCCTTTACTCATGCTTTTGATGAATTGATACGCGAAGATGAATATTCTGTTATTATTACTTCTTCATGGGGATCGTCGGTATTGCCAAGTCGTTTCCAAGGAAGCAGTCGAAAAAATACTGACGATTACTCTGATCACTATTGGTCGCTTATTATTTTTGATATAATTCCTATTCTTAAGCCTAATGACTGGGTGTTTTTAGTTAACGATATGGCGGGATTATCACCTCCAGTTAGAACATCTGACAATGATGTTTATTTCCAGGAATTTCGGAATAATTTAATAGAGTTCTCCAGGTTGATTGAATCCAAAGATCTGAATCTAGCTATTCTACACGGTAATCCCTTCGCGCGAGAGGCAAACTGTAAACCTAATGTTGCTATAAGGCAGTGGTTTCATCCGTTTGGAACGCCTTGTAAATTACCAGGAAAAACAGCTTCATTGCAAAGGAGGCAAGAATTAGATGATTTTCTCCGCTCCCTTGAACAGGAGGGAAAGATATCAGTCGTAGACTTGTTTGATATCTTTTGTCCTGGCCGAATATGTACTTATAATGCAGCAAATGGCGATTTATTGTATCGAGATGAGTACTCCCATCCATCCGTTGAGGCCGCTCGCTTATCTGCTCCTATTATTCGTCAAGCGTTGACCTCTGGAGAATAATATTAAGGGCACCTCGATTAATACCGAAAAGTCCGTAGATACTGTGTTGGCCGATGGCCGTCAAGGGTTGGCCGTTGCCGCTTTAGGGGGCTTTAGGTTGTAGGGTGCATAACGCCAAGGCGAGGCTAGTGCCGACGCACAGCCATGCACCAAGGCCCTAGTTTTCCTTGGCTACCCAGCGATTGCGGCCTTGGCGTTTGGCGGTGTAGAGGGCTTGGTCTGCGGCCAAGATCAGGGTCTGGGAAAATTCGCCCCGTTGGGGAACGTGGGTGGCAAGGCCAAGGCTGAGGGTGACGTGGTGGCTCACCGCCGAGTCTGTATGAACGATGGCTAAATCATGAAGGTGGGCCTGAAGGGTAGTCGCTATGTGCTGCGCTGTTTCTTGGGGCGTATTGGGCAGCAGCAGCGCAAATTCTTCGCCCCCATAGCGGGCAGCCAAATCTCCGGGGCGGCGGGCACTTTGCTGAATCACCTGGGCCACCTGCACCAGGCATTGATCCCCCATGGGATGGCCGTAGCGATCATTGTAGGCTTTGAAGTAATCCACATCGCACAGAATTAAGCTGAGGGGCTGTTGGAACTGCAAACACTGGCCCCACACCCGTTGCAGGTGGCGATCAAAGGCGCGGCGATTGGCCAGTTGGGTGAGCGCATCCAGGTCGGCTTGCTGTTGGAGGGAGGCTTCGAGGCGCTTGCGGTCGCTAATTTCTAGCAGCACTACCCCCACTTGGGTCGTGACGGGATCGAGCCCTTGGATGGGAAAGCAGGAGAGTAGCCAGGTGCGCTGAATCTCAACTTCGGCGGTGGTGGTGGTTTCCACTTCTTGGTCAATGAGGGCGGTTTGGGTGCGAACCACCTGCTGATAGGCGGATTGGATAGCCTGGGCGAGATCGGGCATTAAAATGCTCCCCTCCCCCAGGGGAAGGCTGCTGGAAAAGCCCAAATTAGCCAGCACTGGGTTCATTCGCACCAAGCGCAGGGATTCGTCTAAAATGCCGAGGCCAACGGGGGAGGCGGCAAACAGTCCGGCTAGGATATTCTCGCTTTGGCGCAGTTCCTCGGCCCGTTTTTCCACCTGAAGTTCTAGGGAAGCGAGGGTTTCCTCTAGGCGCTGTTGGGAGACCTGGCGTTCGGTAATCACCGCCGAGAGGATCAAAATGGTGAACGACAGCACCGCCAGGAAGGACTGGAGGTACAGGAACGACTCGTGGGGAGCCTCGCGCACAAAGGCCCCCAGGCCCAGATTGGTGGCGTAGATAGCCACGACGGTGATGATGGCCAAACACAGGCTGGCCGAGAGCAGCCCCAGCCGAAACACCACCAGCATCAGCAGCGGCAGGAAGATGTAGTCAATCGGGTAGCCCTGGCCAAAGGTGAGGTAGAGCAGTAGCATAAAAGCCCCAAAGAGCCCGATGGAGGCTTGGGCCAAGGTACTCCCTCGTCCCCAGGGGGGTTGGGGGTGGTGCATTCGCAGTAAGGGCGGCACAAAGATGAGATGGGCCATGGCGGCGGGTAGCCACCAAGTGAGCCAGGTGAGGGGCACATCGGCGGGTTCAATCAGTCCCACGGCTTGCCAGGTCAAACTACCAGCCAGGGCGGGGAGGATGGGCGACACCACCGATGCCCCAATGAACCGCAACACCCTGGGCACCGACTGAAACCAGTCTGGGCTTAGGGCTTGGGTGGGGCGGGCGCGATGGATCCTAGTCAACCAACCTGGCCGGAAGCCTTGCAGACCCCAGACTGCCAGCAGCGGTTGCAGGGTTTCGCAGCCGGAAAACACCAGGCTGGCCCAAAGCAGCGACGGCCAGGACAAGCCCGTATCCCACAGGCCCACGATTACAATGGCAAAGGCTCCCACAAACACACCGGGCAAGATGGTGGGGCCATAGCGCAACAGGGCCGCTAAGGTGAAGGCGGCAGGGAACCAAATGGCGGTAATCTTTCCCGGCAGCGAGGCCAGGTTCACACTCGCCATAAACAGCAGGGCAAAGCCCACCGCCACCCCAACCCCTAGGGCCAGCCGATACCCAGGCCAAGATCGCCAAGCAAATGGCAAAAACGTCATCTCCTCACGCGAAACGGCACATCAAAGCTACATTCTGCCCTATTGGATCGGGATTCCGCCCTCAGACGCACCGCCACCCCTCCGATTGACCGATTTGACCCATCGTGTAGGGCTACAGGCGAGAGGTTTGGGCAGTAAACACCTGGTTCATCAAAAAGGGCGCGATGGATTGTAGGGGCAACACCTGCTGAGCGGCCCCCAGGGCAATGGCTTCCTTGGGCATGCCAAACACCACTGAGGAGGCTTCGTCTTGGGCGATGGTGAGGCTTCCGGCCTGGGCCATGGCCTGGAGGCCGTCGGCTCCATCGCGGCCCATCCCCGTCAGCAACACCCCCACGGCGGAGCGGCGATAGTAGCTGGCCACGGATTTGAACATCACCGTGACGGAAGGACAGTGACCGGATACCGTCGGCCCCTGGGTGACGGAGATCTGCCCACGGGGGCTAATTTCTAGGTGGTGCCGTTCGGGGGGGAAGTAGACGATTCCGGGCTGGGGACTTTCCCCTGGACTGGCAATTTTGACCTGGAGGCTGCAACTGCTGTTGAGCCAGTCGATCAGCCCCTGCAAGAAGCCCTCGCTGATGTGCTGCACGCAGAGGATGGGCACGGGGAAGGTTTTGGGTAACTGCTGAAAAATCGCCAGCAATGCCTGGGGGCCACCTGTGGATGCGCCGATGGCCAGGATTCTGGGGGCACGGATATCCATCGGTGTCGAGGCAATGGGGGGCCGCTGGATCAGGGGTTGGCGCACGGGGGGCGCACCCTGGCGGCGTTGGGTGAAGACGGAAACCCCAGACAACACGCGAATTTTGGCCAGCAGTTCGTTTTTGGATTTTTCGTACTCCGAGGCCAGCCCGGTGCGGGGTTTGGGGAAAATATCCAGGGCTCCGGCTTCCAAAATGCGGAACACGTTTTGGGTGTCTTCTTCTTGCACCGAGGCGCTGACCACCAAAATCGGGCAGGGGTGGCGGGCCATCACCTCCTGGGTGAGTTCCAGGCCGTTCATTTTGGGCATATGGAGATCGGTGCAGATCATGGTGGGGTTCACCATGGGAAACATCGCCAGGGCTTCTTGGCCGTTGCGGGCCACACCCACCACTTCAATGTCCGAAGCTTCACGAAAAATCCGCTGCAAAATGGCCAAGGCAACGGGAGAATCCTCCACAATCAACAGTCGAATACGACCAGGCATCTAGCGTCTCACTTCGGTTAGGAATCAGGCCCCAGGGTGACGCGCCACCGACCAGGATCAACCCGTAGGGCGGTCTGGCCCCCAGCGCCAAACGGCGGGGCGAGGGGCAGGCGGCGGGGGAATGGCAAAACCTGGATGGGGCTATATCAATCTTTCCAAGGTTTCGAGAAGCACTTCCTGATTAAAGCTACCCTTTGTAATGTAGGCATTGGCTCCGGCTTCGGCCCCCCGCTGGCGATCCGCATCGCTGGCGAGGGTTGTCACCAACACCACTGGTAACTCATTGTATTCTCGATGCTGCCGGATGCGCTCGGTGAGTTGCAGGCCGTCTAGGTTGGGCATTTGGATATCGGAGATGACGGCATCAAAGGCGCGGGATTGCAGTTTGTTGAAGCCGTCCACCCCGTCCACCGCTGTCACCACCTCGTAGCCCGCCGATTCTAGGATGCGTTTTTCCTGGGTGCGGGTGGCGATGGAGTCTTCCACCAGCAGGATGCACCGAGGCCGCTGTTCCGTTAGCCCTATTTCAACGGATCCGCCACTGTTGCCCAGGGCAGCCTGGGTGATGCGGTGGCGCACGGCGGCGATCAAATCCGGCGGATTCAGCACCATACACACTTCTCCGGTGCCCAGGATAGTCGCTCCGGAAATATAGCGCACCCGTTTGAGCAGTTGGCTTTGGGGTTTCAGCACCACGTCCTGTTCGTCCACCAGGGCATCGACAAAAATGCCGAGCTTGTCGTGTCCGGTCTGCAAAATAATGCAGGAGAGCCGCTGATCCGGAGATTTTACCCGACCATTCCCCGGCAGGTTGAGCAAATCCGCCAGCCAAGCCACGGAAACGGGCTGGTTGTCGTAAACAATGGTGCTGTGGCCTTCCAGGGTGAAGATGTCGCTGGCCTGAACCAGGCAGGCGGTTTGGACAAATTCCACGGGCAGGGCGTAGGTGTGGCCCTGGGCCGTGACCAGCAGCACATGGGCGGTGGCCAGGGTGGTGCCCAGTTGAATCCGAATGGTGCAGCCTTGGCCGGGGGTGGAATGCACCTCCACATTGCCCTTCAGCCGCTCCACGTTGGTACGCAGTACATCCAGGCCCACGCCCCGGCCCGAAATCTCCGTCACCATGGTGCGGGTGGAGAAGCCGGGGCTGAGGATCAGCGCCTGAATTTGCCCAGGGGTGAGCATTTCTAGCTCTTCGGGCCGATACAGCCCCCGCCGCACCGCCGTTTGCTTAATCCCTTCCACGTCCAGCCCCCGGCCATCGTCGCAGATTTCCAGCACGATGCTGGTGGGGGTTT contains:
- the cheB gene encoding chemotaxis-specific protein-glutamate methyltransferase CheB translates to MPGRIRLLIVEDSPVALAILQRIFREASDIEVVGVARNGQEALAMFPMVNPTMICTDLHMPKMNGLELTQEVMARHPCPILVVSASVQEEDTQNVFRILEAGALDIFPKPRTGLASEYEKSKNELLAKIRVLSGVSVFTQRRQGAPPVRQPLIQRPPIASTPMDIRAPRILAIGASTGGPQALLAIFQQLPKTFPVPILCVQHISEGFLQGLIDWLNSSCSLQVKIASPGESPQPGIVYFPPERHHLEISPRGQISVTQGPTVSGHCPSVTVMFKSVASYYRRSAVGVLLTGMGRDGADGLQAMAQAGSLTIAQDEASSVVFGMPKEAIALGAAQQVLPLQSIAPFLMNQVFTAQTSRL
- a CDS encoding GGDEF domain-containing protein, translated to MTFLPFAWRSWPGYRLALGVGVAVGFALLFMASVNLASLPGKITAIWFPAAFTLAALLRYGPTILPGVFVGAFAIVIVGLWDTGLSWPSLLWASLVFSGCETLQPLLAVWGLQGFRPGWLTRIHRARPTQALSPDWFQSVPRVLRFIGASVVSPILPALAGSLTWQAVGLIEPADVPLTWLTWWLPAAMAHLIFVPPLLRMHHPQPPWGRGSTLAQASIGLFGAFMLLLYLTFGQGYPIDYIFLPLLMLVVFRLGLLSASLCLAIITVVAIYATNLGLGAFVREAPHESFLYLQSFLAVLSFTILILSAVITERQVSQQRLEETLASLELQVEKRAEELRQSENILAGLFAASPVGLGILDESLRLVRMNPVLANLGFSSSLPLGEGSILMPDLAQAIQSAYQQVVRTQTALIDQEVETTTTAEVEIQRTWLLSCFPIQGLDPVTTQVGVVLLEISDRKRLEASLQQQADLDALTQLANRRAFDRHLQRVWGQCLQFQQPLSLILCDVDYFKAYNDRYGHPMGDQCLVQVAQVIQQSARRPGDLAARYGGEEFALLLPNTPQETAQHIATTLQAHLHDLAIVHTDSAVSHHVTLSLGLATHVPQRGEFSQTLILAADQALYTAKRQGRNRWVAKEN
- a CDS encoding acyltransferase family protein encodes the protein MTSSLLSKSELNPVIFFSNFLAKRIRRILPALIVCVVVTSLIICLVNPDPEQEITTGIASLFGFSNIYLTQQATDYFATSSELNPFTQTWFLGALIQSELFLCLIAWISLWITTRIRHTYWDKRRIFTWIISIVILISFLRFIYLYPIDRSSTYFSAATRFWEIGLGSLAYLLISHVTTTGGIYQYSRDFLYKYIISQATCLVLLIAITSFFFLPLAFAVQGTVLTALATSAVLVHITQTRTKKTSLLSRKEIIFLGSISYSLYLWHWSVLSISRWTTGIYWWLIPVQLGIILFFAWLSFQYIELPSRQLKWPGHDWKVAFYGILTSVIIAGFLFSLTKVPALSLYSGRHPELIAKGVQSLTEPYSIDGAEGEWRGIDCVISGEIDIDKKIDVEKCTLGSLEDSKARVLVAGNSFSASFTHAFDELIREDEYSVIITSSWGSSVLPSRFQGSSRKNTDDYSDHYWSLIIFDIIPILKPNDWVFLVNDMAGLSPPVRTSDNDVYFQEFRNNLIEFSRLIESKDLNLAILHGNPFAREANCKPNVAIRQWFHPFGTPCKLPGKTASLQRRQELDDFLRSLEQEGKISVVDLFDIFCPGRICTYNAANGDLLYRDEYSHPSVEAARLSAPIIRQALTSGE